A window of Hymenobacter aerilatus contains these coding sequences:
- a CDS encoding phage terminase large subunit family protein — MPNVRFTPSKKQFDAYGYLTDDETEFIGYGGSAFSGKSYLLCYWLTIMCLAYPDTGWGLGRRELTNLKKTTLLTLFKVFAESDIKSERDYTYNQQLNIITFTNGSQIFLIDTAYKPSDPLYARFGGFELTGCAVDESAETAYSAIEILYTRCGRRRNHEYGIRRKMLETFNPDKGHVYKRYYRPHRDGIPKPRHIFIPALPADNPSPEVPDYIAGILATASKATIQRLINGNFEYDDVKGALWRWEMLEPIQIAGIPKHVTLRRTVIAVDPAVSSKEDSDETGIVVVGLGSDNLIYVLEDATGIYTPLNWASKVSFLYDKYQADRVVAEVNNGGDLVEVNVRQVNKTISYKAVHATKGKYTRAEPVAALYEQARVRHLPGLDALESQQTGWSAGEGQKSPNNIDALVWGITELALAPTKERKVY, encoded by the coding sequence ATGCCAAATGTCCGTTTCACGCCGTCGAAAAAGCAGTTCGATGCCTACGGGTATTTGACCGATGATGAAACCGAGTTCATCGGCTACGGTGGTTCGGCCTTTTCCGGTAAGTCCTACCTACTCTGCTACTGGCTTACCATTATGTGTCTGGCGTATCCAGATACCGGATGGGGGCTAGGCCGTCGCGAGCTTACGAACCTCAAGAAAACCACGCTACTGACCTTGTTTAAGGTGTTTGCTGAATCAGATATCAAGTCTGAACGGGATTACACCTACAACCAGCAGCTCAACATCATCACGTTCACCAACGGCTCGCAAATCTTTCTGATTGACACTGCCTACAAGCCCTCCGACCCGCTCTATGCCCGGTTCGGGGGCTTTGAGCTAACCGGATGTGCCGTAGATGAGAGCGCGGAAACCGCTTACTCTGCGATTGAGATTCTCTATACCCGCTGTGGTCGTCGGCGAAACCACGAGTACGGTATACGGCGCAAGATGCTGGAGACCTTCAACCCCGACAAGGGCCACGTTTACAAACGCTACTACCGCCCCCATAGAGACGGCATTCCCAAGCCTCGCCACATCTTCATTCCGGCCCTGCCTGCGGACAACCCCAGCCCGGAAGTACCGGATTACATCGCCGGCATTCTGGCAACGGCTAGTAAAGCCACGATTCAACGCCTAATCAACGGCAACTTCGAGTACGACGACGTGAAAGGCGCTCTGTGGCGCTGGGAAATGCTTGAGCCGATTCAGATTGCCGGCATCCCGAAGCACGTCACCTTGCGCCGGACCGTGATTGCCGTGGACCCCGCCGTATCGAGTAAAGAGGACAGCGACGAAACCGGTATTGTCGTCGTCGGGCTCGGATCGGATAACCTGATCTACGTCTTAGAAGACGCTACTGGTATCTACACTCCCTTAAACTGGGCGAGTAAAGTGAGCTTCCTCTATGACAAGTACCAAGCCGACCGAGTAGTAGCCGAGGTTAACAACGGTGGAGATTTGGTGGAGGTAAACGTGCGGCAGGTCAACAAAACCATCAGCTACAAGGCCGTGCACGCTACCAAAGGCAAGTACACCCGTGCTGAACCCGTTGCGGCGCTCTACGAGCAAGCCAGGGTGCGCCATTTGCCTGGATTGGATGCGCTGGAATCCCAGCAAACGGGATGGAGCGCCGGCGAAGGACAGAAAAGCCCCAACAACATCGACGCGCTGGTGTGGGGTATTACCGAATTGGCATTAGCCCCCACCAAAGAACGAAAGGTCTACTAG
- a CDS encoding terminase small subunit-like protein, translated as MGRPSDYTPEIAEYICEQIAEGLSLRSACKLPGMPHVATVMRWLAQEEHESFREQYARACELRADAIADEILAIADDASRDVVEVEVGEDSTVERERFTATARDKLKIDSRKWLLGKLAPKKYGDKVDVTTGGEKLPGVPVIQIIAPA; from the coding sequence ATGGGACGCCCTAGTGACTACACGCCGGAGATAGCCGAATACATCTGCGAGCAAATTGCAGAGGGATTATCGTTGCGTTCTGCCTGTAAACTACCTGGGATGCCTCATGTTGCCACCGTTATGCGTTGGTTGGCGCAGGAGGAGCACGAGAGTTTTCGCGAACAATACGCGCGCGCCTGCGAGTTACGAGCTGACGCTATTGCAGATGAGATACTGGCTATTGCCGACGACGCCAGCCGGGACGTGGTAGAGGTAGAGGTAGGGGAGGATTCAACTGTAGAGCGGGAACGATTCACGGCCACTGCTCGAGACAAGTTGAAGATTGACAGCCGCAAATGGCTACTGGGCAAGTTGGCCCCGAAGAAATACGGTGATAAGGTAGATGTGACGACGGGCGGCGAGAAGCTGCCAGGGGTTCCTGTGATTCAGATTATAGCCCCTGCCTAA
- a CDS encoding DUF4326 domain-containing protein, producing MNKPIRIQRKRTKGFNLQAQSPDGRPVVSVCRPGKWGNPFKIGKWASMGGKTGACWYLVGDKAADTGEWWLVNSPHTAVDIYGWWLELSKPDLADLRGKHLACFCALDAPCHADVLLELANA from the coding sequence ATGAATAAGCCTATTCGCATCCAACGCAAAAGAACCAAAGGATTCAACCTGCAAGCCCAGTCGCCCGACGGCCGTCCGGTGGTGAGTGTATGCCGGCCTGGCAAGTGGGGTAATCCCTTCAAAATTGGCAAATGGGCTTCTATGGGCGGCAAGACTGGTGCCTGCTGGTATCTAGTTGGCGATAAAGCGGCGGATACTGGCGAATGGTGGTTGGTGAACAGCCCGCACACTGCTGTAGATATCTATGGTTGGTGGCTTGAATTATCAAAGCCTGACTTAGCCGACCTACGCGGCAAACACCTTGCTTGCTTCTGCGCCCTAGATGCCCCTTGTCATGCTGATGTATTGCTTGAACTGGCTAATGCTTAG
- the dnaB gene encoding replicative DNA helicase: MNDTAYKPPQALELEAAVLGSGLIEASALRTLFALLPSEDVFYDPKHKLLYKSMQAMHRADKAVDMLTVIQQLRSDGTLDRVGGHQFVAGLTTKINSVAHLETHCRILQQQYARRVIIEAGRHMQQHGYDETKDPLELLAEGQQRINVLHQSLESRAVQSVASIFDEVFAQMEQAVQQQGLTGVPTGLTELNNATGGWQPSDLIILAARPGMGKTAALLHFARTAAVDEGIVSAIFSMEMPTIQLVQRMVSAEVEGYSNSDLRRGQLRGGVDEVRHLAQRAHRLKTDKILIDDTPGLSIYQLRAKCARLKAEHNIGMILVDYLQLMHGDGKGNREQEIGSISRGLKEMAKELSVPVIALSQLSRAVETRGGEKRPQLSDLRESGSLEQDADVIVFLWRGEYYNITEYADQTPTAGTMLIDLAKHRNGATGEVVVGCNMRRGVLSDLYTEAVVVNEQATLRPLPASTFDDTPIENPPF; encoded by the coding sequence ATGAATGACACCGCCTACAAACCACCCCAGGCCCTTGAGTTGGAAGCCGCCGTACTCGGTTCCGGCTTAATCGAGGCCAGCGCCCTACGCACCCTGTTTGCTTTGCTGCCGTCGGAAGATGTGTTCTACGACCCCAAACACAAGCTGCTTTACAAATCCATGCAGGCCATGCATCGTGCCGATAAGGCCGTGGACATGCTCACAGTGATTCAGCAACTGCGCAGTGACGGGACACTAGACCGCGTAGGAGGCCACCAGTTCGTTGCCGGATTGACCACGAAAATCAACTCGGTTGCCCACCTGGAAACGCACTGCCGGATTCTACAACAGCAGTACGCCCGTCGGGTGATTATCGAGGCGGGTCGGCACATGCAACAGCACGGCTACGACGAAACAAAAGACCCGCTGGAGCTTTTAGCCGAAGGACAGCAACGCATCAACGTGTTGCACCAAAGCCTAGAAAGCCGGGCCGTGCAATCGGTCGCCAGTATTTTCGACGAAGTGTTTGCCCAGATGGAACAGGCCGTGCAGCAACAAGGCTTGACGGGCGTTCCGACTGGACTAACCGAACTCAACAACGCGACAGGTGGCTGGCAGCCGTCGGATTTAATCATCCTGGCAGCCCGGCCGGGAATGGGCAAAACCGCTGCACTATTACACTTCGCCCGTACCGCCGCCGTCGACGAAGGGATAGTGAGTGCGATTTTTAGCATGGAAATGCCCACTATCCAACTCGTGCAGCGGATGGTATCTGCCGAGGTAGAAGGGTATAGCAACTCTGACTTACGCCGGGGGCAACTACGCGGCGGCGTCGACGAAGTACGCCACCTAGCCCAACGTGCCCACCGGCTCAAGACCGACAAGATTCTGATTGACGATACCCCCGGCCTAAGTATCTATCAGTTGCGCGCCAAGTGCGCCCGCCTGAAAGCAGAGCACAACATCGGAATGATTCTCGTCGACTATCTGCAACTCATGCACGGCGACGGCAAAGGCAACCGGGAACAGGAAATAGGCTCCATCAGCCGCGGGTTGAAGGAGATGGCGAAAGAATTAAGTGTCCCAGTAATTGCTCTATCCCAGCTCAGCCGGGCCGTGGAAACGAGGGGAGGGGAGAAGCGCCCCCAACTATCCGACTTGCGCGAGTCCGGTTCGCTGGAGCAAGACGCCGACGTGATTGTGTTTTTGTGGCGCGGGGAGTACTACAACATCACCGAGTACGCCGACCAAACGCCCACGGCAGGCACGATGCTGATTGACCTTGCCAAGCATCGCAACGGAGCAACCGGCGAAGTGGTGGTAGGCTGCAACATGCGGCGCGGGGTGCTTTCCGACCTCTACACTGAGGCGGTGGTGGTGAATGAACAAGCTACCCTGCGGCCCTTGCCCGCGTCGACGTTCGACGATACGCCCATAGAAAACCCTCCCTTCTAA
- a CDS encoding DUF1376 domain-containing protein → MKSNKPFWFAFNTADWLSSKSVRMMSLAERGAYIGLLATSWGEDQPGTLPAAEDTVRRLCEMSPADWAVSGPALLAMFPLSECGTYRYNPRLLDEAAKREQLSEKKAEAGRRSAAKREAEANRKATDLQQKSNTCSTPVENPVTGVGEKGNQLQSQLQLHSSKEEVQSKQGAQGKASQVENPKAQSTKQAAKFTPEDAPVFRSTEFYAHLNAIGYDYVDKALYLLRIVRGANEQIENRRRNAEATNDEWKIYIERWLDNDKLKRKLLLPDAEVQQTTYRNSNNPAPTVTRATSAPLGAAAAADPARWS, encoded by the coding sequence ATGAAATCCAACAAGCCTTTCTGGTTCGCCTTTAATACCGCTGACTGGCTTAGTTCCAAGTCGGTGCGGATGATGAGCCTTGCTGAACGCGGGGCCTATATCGGCTTGCTAGCTACATCGTGGGGCGAAGATCAGCCAGGCACCCTGCCAGCGGCCGAAGACACCGTACGCCGGCTCTGTGAAATGAGTCCAGCTGATTGGGCTGTGAGTGGACCCGCCTTGCTGGCTATGTTTCCGCTGTCAGAATGTGGTACCTATCGCTATAACCCGCGCCTACTAGACGAGGCGGCGAAGCGTGAACAACTGAGCGAAAAGAAGGCCGAAGCAGGGCGTCGTTCGGCTGCCAAGCGCGAAGCCGAGGCCAACAGAAAAGCAACAGATCTTCAACAGAAATCCAACACCTGTTCAACACCTGTTGAAAATCCGGTAACAGGTGTTGGTGAAAAGGGCAACCAATTACAATCACAATTACAATTACATTCTTCTAAAGAAGAAGTGCAAAGCAAGCAGGGCGCGCAAGGGAAAGCTTCGCAAGTTGAAAACCCGAAAGCCCAGTCGACGAAACAGGCCGCGAAGTTTACGCCGGAGGATGCTCCGGTTTTTCGCAGCACAGAGTTCTACGCCCACCTAAACGCTATCGGTTACGATTACGTGGACAAGGCTCTTTACCTGCTTCGCATTGTCCGTGGTGCGAACGAGCAAATCGAAAATCGTCGACGAAATGCTGAGGCCACAAACGATGAGTGGAAAATCTACATCGAGCGCTGGCTGGACAATGACAAATTGAAGCGCAAGCTACTCTTACCAGACGCGGAAGTTCAGCAGACTACCTACCGCAATTCCAACAACCCCGCCCCGACGGTAACCCGCGCCACTAGTGCGCCACTAGGAGCCGCCGCCGCCGCAGACCCTGCCCGCTGGTCATGA
- a CDS encoding class I SAM-dependent methyltransferase, whose amino-acid sequence MIQEQLILDACCGSRMMWFDKTNPSVTYADIRKESHILCDGRTLEVQPDIISDFRAMPFVDNTFKLVVFDPPHLRKLGNTSWLAKKYGRLLPTWEDDIKAGFEECMRVLDVYGTLIFKWNQNEIPLSKILPLLSQQPLFGHTSRKNGETVWMAFMKMPIEAGEVQP is encoded by the coding sequence ATGATTCAAGAACAACTTATCCTAGACGCGTGCTGCGGTAGTCGAATGATGTGGTTCGACAAGACTAACCCCAGCGTCACCTACGCCGATATCCGCAAGGAAAGCCACATCCTATGCGACGGCCGCACACTGGAAGTACAGCCTGATATAATTTCTGACTTCCGGGCAATGCCTTTTGTCGACAACACTTTCAAGTTGGTTGTCTTTGACCCACCCCATTTGCGGAAACTTGGCAACACATCATGGTTGGCCAAGAAGTACGGCCGGTTGTTGCCGACGTGGGAGGATGATATCAAGGCGGGCTTTGAAGAGTGTATGCGCGTGCTAGACGTGTACGGTACGCTGATTTTCAAGTGGAATCAGAACGAAATACCATTAAGCAAAATCCTGCCGCTACTCAGCCAGCAACCCTTGTTTGGGCATACTTCCCGCAAAAATGGGGAGACGGTTTGGATGGCATTTATGAAGATGCCAATTGAGGCAGGGGAGGTACAACCATGA
- a CDS encoding dUTP diphosphatase: protein MTCNVKIQLLHPDAMPVKAHKGDACFDVIAVGMEVTDDYIEYSLGFKTEMPEGWQGLFYPRSSISKYGLALCNSVGVIDAGYRGEWKARFRKTAKEVDVPVRGMVDFPVYKKELSIDHSNIYPKFERIGQIQFQRVPTVTFEQVETLEQSERGAGGFGSTNLLNHV from the coding sequence ATGACTTGCAACGTTAAAATTCAATTACTGCACCCCGACGCGATGCCAGTTAAAGCGCATAAGGGTGATGCCTGCTTTGATGTAATAGCCGTGGGCATGGAAGTAACTGACGACTACATAGAGTATAGTCTAGGCTTCAAAACGGAGATGCCCGAAGGCTGGCAGGGGTTGTTCTACCCACGTTCTTCTATCAGTAAATACGGGTTAGCACTCTGCAATAGCGTTGGTGTGATAGACGCTGGCTACCGCGGGGAATGGAAAGCCCGGTTTAGGAAGACGGCCAAAGAAGTAGATGTACCTGTGCGTGGGATGGTGGACTTCCCGGTTTACAAGAAAGAGTTAAGCATCGATCACAGCAACATCTATCCGAAGTTTGAGCGCATCGGTCAAATCCAATTCCAACGGGTGCCCACCGTCACCTTTGAACAAGTCGAAACCTTAGAACAGTCAGAACGCGGGGCCGGTGGGTTTGGCTCTACTAACCTACTCAACCATGTGTAA
- a CDS encoding SANT/Myb-like DNA-binding domain-containing protein encodes MPRGKTDAKRKEWSQAEDKLLLEFYAKHSNEALLAILPGRTINSIASHAKVMRLQKNYDINTRTELTTLPSRAPQWTAKEDELIREHYTKGAWPDLLERLPTRTQEAIANRAKKLGVKRASKSWEPWEQQYLEAHYPDAETKDVALAIGRSATAVNRRAAETKVRKSKVYFDRKGAERGARRRGKPIERTGTPLVPGIKKIAKAPKHQSTGPAKTPYWKLPHNSEEYKQGLAAHLAGKQAVQILDQNNRLATVYRTPSPSSIR; translated from the coding sequence ATGCCACGCGGGAAAACAGATGCCAAACGTAAGGAGTGGTCACAAGCAGAGGATAAGCTACTACTTGAATTCTACGCCAAACACTCCAACGAAGCCCTGTTAGCCATCCTGCCAGGGCGCACCATTAATTCCATCGCTAGCCACGCAAAAGTTATGAGACTGCAAAAGAACTATGACATCAATACCAGAACCGAGTTGACCACACTCCCTAGCAGAGCACCCCAATGGACGGCAAAGGAAGATGAGTTAATTCGGGAGCATTATACAAAAGGCGCGTGGCCGGACTTGCTCGAGCGGCTTCCTACTAGAACGCAGGAAGCCATTGCCAACCGAGCCAAAAAGCTAGGCGTCAAGCGCGCCTCCAAAAGCTGGGAACCGTGGGAACAGCAATACTTAGAAGCCCACTATCCCGACGCAGAAACCAAAGATGTAGCCCTAGCTATTGGTCGAAGCGCTACGGCTGTCAACCGCCGAGCCGCAGAAACAAAGGTCAGAAAAAGCAAAGTCTATTTCGACCGCAAAGGAGCCGAGCGCGGTGCCCGTCGGCGCGGCAAGCCCATTGAACGCACAGGTACTCCTTTAGTGCCTGGCATCAAGAAGATAGCCAAAGCGCCAAAACACCAGTCAACCGGCCCCGCTAAAACACCCTACTGGAAGCTACCCCACAACTCAGAGGAATACAAACAAGGGCTTGCTGCCCACCTCGCCGGCAAACAAGCCGTGCAAATCCTAGATCAAAACAACCGGCTGGCCACTGTCTACCGGACTCCCTCACCTTCTTCTATACGCTAA
- a CDS encoding DUF551 domain-containing protein encodes MNEQQLSQLEELAKAATPGPWYWDIRPLNKSLELVGAYMNTVLRPIRWGFNGASLFMPDAQEKGILSGIHEDAVAGKGREHHKEWHRVPVRDNSAYIAAANPTTTLALIEEIRRLRATTVPVVGEAEYSDKDPLYEVAQAYADKIAETTDYRASAIHLRFAFYAGHAHALRSASPTLEGREEKWVRVEDGLPEHDARVLFVWKDSGKIDAGTFQAVDQWDRPNRCIVNAGFNPIDKFSHWQPLPVPPTAPTEKGEQDAS; translated from the coding sequence ATGAACGAGCAACAGTTAAGTCAATTAGAAGAACTAGCAAAGGCTGCAACGCCGGGGCCGTGGTATTGGGATATACGGCCGCTTAACAAGTCGCTGGAATTAGTAGGCGCTTACATGAATACGGTGCTCCGCCCTATTCGCTGGGGCTTCAACGGCGCAAGCCTCTTTATGCCGGACGCGCAGGAAAAGGGCATCTTATCAGGTATTCACGAAGATGCTGTGGCTGGCAAGGGTCGCGAACATCACAAGGAGTGGCATCGCGTACCGGTACGCGACAATTCGGCCTACATAGCCGCCGCCAACCCTACCACTACCCTAGCTCTTATAGAAGAAATACGCCGTCTTCGTGCTACCACAGTACCAGTAGTAGGAGAGGCTGAATACTCTGACAAAGACCCTTTGTATGAAGTCGCGCAAGCCTATGCTGACAAGATTGCTGAAACGACAGATTACAGAGCAAGTGCTATACATCTACGTTTTGCCTTCTATGCCGGCCACGCTCACGCCCTTCGTTCTGCATCTCCTACACTAGAAGGTAGAGAAGAGAAGTGGGTACGGGTAGAAGATGGGTTGCCTGAGCACGATGCCCGTGTGTTGTTCGTGTGGAAGGACAGCGGCAAGATTGACGCCGGGACTTTTCAAGCAGTAGACCAGTGGGATAGGCCCAACCGCTGCATTGTGAATGCTGGGTTCAATCCGATTGATAAGTTTTCGCACTGGCAGCCTCTCCCTGTACCGCCCACCGCCCCAACAGAGAAAGGAGAGCAAGATGCAAGCTAA
- a CDS encoding DUF7167 family protein: MKIKVWCDSGASIKSGREKVIDLEADWGITDEEWAAMKEDDKYKEVEQWAWNTGLSVGWEEA, encoded by the coding sequence ATGAAAATCAAAGTATGGTGCGACTCCGGCGCCAGCATCAAGTCCGGCCGTGAAAAAGTGATTGACCTCGAAGCCGACTGGGGCATTACCGACGAAGAGTGGGCAGCCATGAAGGAAGACGATAAATACAAGGAGGTTGAACAGTGGGCTTGGAATACGGGCCTCTCTGTCGGCTGGGAAGAAGCATAG
- a CDS encoding antA/AntB antirepressor family protein: MEDLNPIQKSEGGRDVVSARLLYAYLEVSSNFTTWFNRRVEEYGFQEKVDFIPFLEESTGGRQAQDFVITLSMAKELSMVEKTPKGQEARRYFIECEQKLRSLAQSPRPLLPTTYKEAVAALLSELEAKEKLEHELALAAPAVAFTKLVSDSEDLLTIGELAKTLNIPKVGRNTLFRWLRRDGYLMKNNLPYQKEVTKGLFKVKQRVLGHRSDLNNLQAQTMVTGKGAIELTKRYKPADSL; encoded by the coding sequence ATGGAAGACCTAAACCCAATTCAGAAAAGCGAAGGTGGCCGTGATGTTGTTTCGGCCCGCCTGCTCTACGCCTACTTAGAAGTAAGCAGCAACTTCACCACCTGGTTCAACCGCCGCGTCGAAGAATACGGCTTTCAAGAAAAGGTAGACTTTATTCCATTTTTGGAAGAAAGTACCGGAGGGCGTCAGGCTCAGGACTTTGTGATTACACTTAGCATGGCTAAGGAACTTTCGATGGTTGAGAAAACCCCGAAAGGGCAGGAGGCCCGCCGCTACTTTATTGAGTGCGAGCAAAAGTTGCGTTCGTTGGCCCAATCCCCACGCCCGTTGCTGCCCACTACCTACAAGGAAGCTGTAGCCGCCCTGCTCAGTGAATTGGAAGCAAAGGAGAAGCTAGAACACGAGCTTGCGTTGGCAGCGCCAGCCGTAGCCTTTACCAAGCTCGTGTCAGACTCAGAAGATTTACTGACAATCGGAGAATTAGCGAAGACCTTAAATATCCCGAAGGTCGGCCGCAATACGTTATTCCGCTGGTTGCGTCGGGATGGGTACTTAATGAAGAACAACCTGCCCTACCAAAAGGAGGTAACAAAAGGGTTATTCAAGGTTAAACAGCGGGTTTTAGGCCACCGTAGCGACCTGAACAACCTGCAAGCGCAGACAATGGTAACAGGCAAGGGAGCCATTGAATTAACCAAACGCTACAAGCCTGCGGATTCACTGTAA
- a CDS encoding helix-turn-helix domain-containing protein: METTIGKRLQLVRQAKKLSVEALADILGVKASAVYGLQKDHNKPSFDTIAALTDAFPDISMQWLIHGKGEMLRDGKNLTPVVDAPTRPAPIATQPGQVDFVQRYITRLENDLDAAAEREAYYQARIQELLGKPLGNHSAAPELDNLYLERTPIGFGAVAAKAPQRGGVVRSMYGVSSTVAVTLPYAMSL; this comes from the coding sequence ATGGAAACCACCATTGGCAAACGTCTGCAATTAGTCCGGCAGGCAAAGAAGCTAAGTGTCGAAGCGTTGGCCGACATCTTAGGCGTAAAGGCCAGCGCAGTGTATGGATTACAGAAGGATCACAATAAGCCTTCCTTTGATACCATCGCCGCTCTGACAGACGCCTTCCCAGATATAAGTATGCAGTGGTTAATACACGGCAAAGGAGAAATGCTACGCGACGGCAAGAACCTGACACCTGTAGTAGACGCACCCACCCGGCCGGCCCCGATTGCCACCCAGCCCGGCCAAGTGGATTTCGTGCAGCGGTACATCACACGCTTAGAAAACGATCTGGACGCCGCCGCGGAACGCGAAGCCTATTACCAAGCCCGCATTCAAGAACTACTGGGAAAGCCATTGGGTAACCACAGTGCAGCACCGGAACTAGATAACCTGTACTTAGAGCGCACCCCGATTGGGTTCGGCGCCGTCGCTGCCAAAGCTCCCCAACGCGGGGGTGTGGTGCGGTCGATGTACGGCGTTTCTAGCACCGTTGCGGTTACCCTCCCCTACGCCATGAGCCTATAA
- the lpxD gene encoding UDP-3-O-(3-hydroxymyristoyl)glucosamine N-acyltransferase has translation MEFTVSQVAEVLRGTTEGDATQKIDRLAKIEEAQPGSLSFLANLKYEPHLYTTGASAVIVSRDLVLRQPVTAALIRVDDPYSSFTTLLEFYQQATRTGRRGVEEPAFLGAGSEVGEGHYRGAFSYVGENCKIGRDVLIFPHAYIGDRCRIGDGTIIYAGAKLYPDTVVGARCVIHAGAVLGSDGFGFAPQPDGSYRPIPQIGNVVLEDNVSIGANTTIDCATMGSTVIREGAKIDNLVQLAHNVEVGRHTVIASQTGISGSTKIGDFCVLAGQTGIAGHLTLANRTTVTAQSGVGKSIKEEGVFLQGAPAFNLRDSLRAQAVFRHLPDLERRLSVLERANPKPEKS, from the coding sequence ATGGAATTTACGGTAAGTCAGGTGGCAGAAGTGCTGCGCGGTACAACGGAAGGAGACGCCACGCAGAAGATTGATCGGCTGGCCAAGATAGAAGAAGCCCAGCCTGGTTCGCTCTCCTTTCTGGCCAATCTCAAGTACGAGCCGCACCTGTATACCACGGGCGCTTCGGCCGTGATTGTGAGTCGCGACTTGGTGCTGCGCCAGCCCGTCACGGCCGCCCTCATCCGCGTCGACGACCCCTATTCCAGCTTCACTACCCTGCTGGAGTTCTACCAGCAGGCCACCCGCACCGGCCGCCGGGGCGTGGAGGAGCCGGCCTTTTTGGGTGCGGGCTCGGAAGTAGGCGAAGGCCACTACCGCGGCGCGTTTTCCTACGTGGGCGAGAATTGCAAAATCGGGCGCGACGTGCTGATTTTCCCGCACGCCTACATAGGCGACCGGTGCCGCATTGGCGACGGTACCATCATTTACGCTGGCGCCAAGCTCTACCCCGATACAGTCGTAGGTGCCCGTTGCGTCATCCACGCCGGGGCCGTGCTGGGTTCCGATGGCTTCGGCTTTGCTCCCCAGCCCGACGGTTCCTACCGCCCCATCCCACAGATCGGCAATGTGGTGCTGGAAGACAACGTGAGCATCGGGGCCAACACCACCATCGATTGCGCTACTATGGGCTCCACAGTTATTCGGGAGGGTGCCAAAATCGACAATCTGGTGCAACTGGCCCACAATGTAGAAGTAGGTCGACACACGGTTATTGCTTCGCAAACGGGTATCTCGGGCTCCACCAAAATTGGTGATTTCTGCGTGTTGGCGGGCCAAACAGGTATTGCCGGGCACCTCACGTTGGCCAATCGTACTACCGTCACGGCACAGTCGGGGGTAGGCAAGTCCATTAAGGAAGAAGGCGTGTTCCTGCAGGGCGCGCCGGCCTTCAATTTGCGTGACAGTTTGCGTGCCCAAGCTGTTTTCCGACATCTACCGGACTTAGAGCGGCGCCTGAGTGTGCTGGAACGTGCCAATCCAAAGCCGGAAAAGTCATAG